The Streptomyces sp. NBC_00691 genome has a segment encoding these proteins:
- the ispG gene encoding flavodoxin-dependent (E)-4-hydroxy-3-methylbut-2-enyl-diphosphate synthase produces MTVALGLPPMPAPVLGARRPTRQLQVGRVGVGSRSPISVQSMTTTLTSDVNATLQQIAELTAAGCDIVRVACPSQDDADALPAIAAKSPIPVIADIHFQPRYVFAAIEAGCAAVRVNPGNIKKFDDRVKDIARAAKDHGTPIRIGVNAGSLDARLLKKYGKATPEALVESALWEASLFAEHDFHDLKISVKHNDPVVMVRAYELLAEACDYPLHLGVTEAGPAFQGTVKSAVAFGALLRQGIGDTVRVSLSAPPVEEVKVANQILQSLNLRPRKLDIVSCPSCGRAQVDVYKLAAEVSAGLEGMEVPLRVAVMGCVVNGPGEAREADLGVASGNGKGQIFVKGEVVRTVPESKIVETLIEEALRLADAFDTTTLGTGVPEVTAVG; encoded by the coding sequence ATGACGGTCGCCCTCGGCCTGCCGCCGATGCCCGCCCCGGTCCTCGGCGCCCGCCGACCCACCCGCCAGCTCCAGGTCGGCAGGGTCGGCGTCGGCAGCAGGTCCCCGATCTCCGTCCAGTCCATGACGACCACCCTCACCTCGGACGTCAACGCCACCCTCCAGCAGATCGCGGAACTCACCGCCGCGGGCTGCGACATCGTGCGGGTGGCCTGCCCCTCCCAGGACGACGCAGACGCCCTGCCCGCGATCGCCGCCAAATCGCCGATCCCGGTGATCGCGGACATCCACTTCCAGCCCCGCTACGTCTTCGCCGCCATCGAGGCGGGCTGCGCCGCAGTCCGCGTCAACCCCGGCAACATCAAGAAGTTCGACGACCGGGTCAAGGACATCGCCCGCGCCGCCAAGGACCACGGCACCCCCATCCGCATCGGCGTCAACGCCGGCTCCCTGGACGCCCGGCTGCTGAAGAAGTACGGCAAGGCCACCCCGGAGGCCCTGGTGGAGTCGGCGCTGTGGGAGGCGAGCCTCTTCGCCGAACACGACTTCCACGACCTCAAGATCTCCGTGAAGCACAACGACCCCGTCGTCATGGTCCGTGCCTACGAACTCCTCGCCGAGGCATGCGACTACCCCCTGCACCTCGGCGTCACCGAGGCCGGACCGGCCTTCCAGGGCACCGTCAAGTCCGCCGTCGCCTTCGGCGCGCTGCTGCGCCAGGGCATCGGCGACACCGTCCGCGTCTCGCTCTCCGCGCCCCCGGTCGAGGAGGTCAAGGTCGCCAACCAGATCCTCCAGTCGCTCAACCTGCGCCCGCGGAAGCTGGACATCGTCTCCTGCCCGTCCTGCGGCCGCGCCCAGGTCGACGTCTACAAGCTCGCCGCCGAGGTGAGCGCCGGCCTGGAGGGCATGGAGGTCCCGCTGCGCGTCGCCGTGATGGGCTGCGTCGTCAACGGCCCCGGCGAGGCCCGCGAGGCCGACCTCGGCGTCGCCTCCGGCAACGGCAAGGGCCAGATCTTCGTGAAGGGCGAAGTCGTCAGGACCGTACCGGAGTCGAAGATCGTCGAGACCCTGATCGAGGAGGCGCTGCGACTCGCCGACGCCTTCGACACCACCACCCTGGGCACCGGCGTCCCCGAGGTGACGGCCGTGGGCTGA
- a CDS encoding 1-deoxy-D-xylulose-5-phosphate synthase yields the protein MTSIASVHGPDDLRALTPAQTEELAADIRRLLVEDVTRTGGHLGPSLGVVELTLALHRVFESPRDQILWDTGHQTYPHKIITGRADAFGTLRQPGGLSGYPSRAESAHDVIENSHASTVLSYADGLAKAHRLTGATDRAVVAVIGDGALTGGMAWEALNNLADGADRPVVVVLNDNTRSYAPTVGGIPAHLARLRTEDRPPHSVFENLGLAYVGPVDGHDIEALEEALRHAAGLGRPVVVHCLTEKGRGHAPAEQDEADRFHAVRPRPAARSTPRPAPEPAWTDVFGDELAALGARCPDVVALTAAMLAPTGLTAFAERFPDRTFDVGIAEQHAVTSAAGLALGGLHPVVAVYATFLNRAFDQMLLDVALHRAPVTFVLDRAGVTGDDGASHNGMWDLSLFQMVPGLRVAAPRDAATLRRALREALAVQDGPTALRFPKGSPDRDIPAVATLDGMDVLRRTGSRAQDVLLVSVGAMAGVCLEAADRLAEHGFGVTVVDPRWIAPVPSALVELGLGHSLVATVEDGGRSGGAGAAIAQALADAGARTPVRTFGLPQRFLDHGRRDDILAAHGLTGRHIARAVVEALAGRDDSVSIGDLDPRPVGADQ from the coding sequence ATGACGTCGATCGCATCGGTCCACGGACCCGACGACCTCCGCGCCCTCACCCCCGCGCAGACCGAGGAGCTCGCCGCTGACATCCGGCGCCTCCTCGTCGAGGATGTCACCCGCACCGGCGGCCACCTCGGCCCCAGCCTCGGCGTCGTCGAGCTCACCCTCGCCCTGCACCGGGTCTTCGAGTCCCCGCGCGACCAGATCCTGTGGGACACCGGGCACCAGACCTACCCCCACAAGATCATCACCGGCCGGGCGGACGCCTTCGGCACCCTGCGCCAGCCGGGCGGCCTCTCCGGCTACCCCTCGCGCGCCGAGTCCGCGCACGACGTCATCGAGAACTCCCACGCCTCCACCGTCCTGTCCTACGCCGACGGCCTCGCCAAGGCCCACCGGCTGACCGGCGCCACCGACCGCGCCGTCGTCGCCGTCATCGGCGACGGCGCCCTCACCGGCGGCATGGCCTGGGAGGCGCTCAACAACCTCGCCGACGGCGCCGACCGCCCGGTCGTCGTCGTCCTCAACGACAACACCCGCTCCTACGCCCCCACCGTCGGCGGCATCCCCGCCCACCTGGCCCGCCTGCGCACCGAGGACCGCCCCCCGCACTCCGTCTTCGAGAACCTCGGCCTCGCGTACGTCGGCCCCGTCGACGGACACGACATCGAAGCCCTCGAAGAGGCGCTCCGCCACGCCGCCGGACTCGGCCGGCCCGTCGTCGTCCACTGCCTGACCGAGAAGGGCCGCGGCCACGCCCCGGCCGAACAGGACGAGGCCGACCGCTTCCACGCCGTACGCCCCCGCCCCGCCGCCCGCTCCACGCCCCGCCCCGCGCCGGAACCCGCCTGGACCGACGTCTTCGGCGACGAACTCGCCGCCCTCGGCGCCCGGTGCCCCGACGTGGTCGCCCTCACCGCGGCCATGCTCGCCCCCACCGGCCTCACCGCCTTCGCCGAGCGCTTCCCCGACCGCACGTTCGACGTCGGCATCGCCGAGCAGCACGCCGTCACCTCCGCCGCCGGCCTCGCCCTCGGCGGCCTGCACCCCGTCGTCGCGGTCTACGCCACCTTCCTCAACCGCGCCTTCGACCAGATGCTGCTCGACGTCGCCCTGCACCGCGCCCCGGTCACCTTCGTCCTCGACCGGGCCGGCGTCACCGGCGACGACGGCGCCTCCCACAACGGCATGTGGGACCTGTCGCTGTTCCAGATGGTCCCCGGCCTGCGCGTGGCCGCCCCGCGCGACGCCGCCACCCTGCGCCGCGCCCTGCGCGAGGCCCTCGCCGTCCAGGACGGCCCCACCGCACTGCGCTTCCCCAAGGGCTCCCCGGACCGCGACATCCCCGCCGTCGCCACCCTCGACGGCATGGACGTCCTGCGGCGGACGGGCTCGCGGGCCCAGGACGTCCTGCTCGTCTCCGTCGGCGCCATGGCCGGAGTCTGCCTGGAGGCCGCCGACCGCCTCGCCGAGCACGGATTCGGCGTCACCGTCGTCGACCCGCGCTGGATCGCCCCCGTCCCCTCCGCCCTCGTGGAACTCGGCCTCGGCCACTCCCTCGTCGCCACCGTCGAGGACGGCGGCCGCAGCGGCGGCGCCGGCGCCGCGATCGCCCAGGCCCTCGCCGACGCGGGCGCCCGCACCCCCGTCCGCACCTTCGGACTGCCCCAGCGCTTCCTCGACCACGGCCGCCGCGACGACATCCTCGCCGCCCACGGCCTGACCGGCCGCCACATCGCCCGCGCCGTCGTCGAGGCCCTCGCCGGCCGCGACGACTCCGTCTCGATCGGCGACCTGGACCCCCGGCCCGTCGGCGCCGACCAGTGA
- a CDS encoding phage holin family protein — protein sequence MSTVERQPHAADDSVGVLVSRASQQMSELVREEMQLARAEMTEKGRRYGKGGGLFGATGIIGLLALQALTATCIAALALVLPVWAAALIITAALGVVAAVTALAGKKQIARAGTPAPQQTIDSVKADGAEIKEKAHR from the coding sequence ATGAGCACGGTGGAGCGACAGCCCCACGCCGCCGACGACTCGGTGGGCGTCCTGGTTTCACGCGCCTCGCAGCAGATGTCCGAGCTGGTGCGCGAGGAGATGCAACTGGCCCGGGCGGAGATGACCGAGAAGGGCAGGCGCTACGGGAAGGGCGGAGGCCTCTTCGGCGCCACGGGAATCATCGGCCTTCTGGCACTCCAGGCTCTGACGGCAACCTGCATCGCCGCTCTCGCGCTGGTTCTGCCGGTGTGGGCGGCCGCTCTCATCATCACCGCGGCCCTGGGAGTCGTGGCGGCCGTGACCGCCCTGGCAGGAAAGAAGCAGATCGCCCGGGCCGGTACCCCGGCTCCCCAGCAGACCATCGACAGCGTCAAGGCCGACGGGGCCGAGATCAAGGAGAAGGCACACCGATGA
- a CDS encoding 4-hydroxy-3-methylbut-2-enyl diphosphate reductase — protein sequence MSATIRPAGPDAPADHRPPRVVLAQPRGFCAGVRRAIGIVERALDLHGAPVYVRKEIVHNHHVVAELEKRGARFVDSEEEVPEGAVCVFSAHGVSPAVRSGAADRRLEVIDATCPLVSKVHQAAVRYARDGRTILLVGHAEHEEVEGVRGEAPERTIVVENEDDVAALDLPDDTPVAYLTQTTLSFDETRRVVDALRTRFTDLAGPADGDICYASQNRQNAVKSLARHNDLVLVVGSRNSSNSIRMVEVAREHGSAAHLVPDAGHLDETWLAGVSSIGISSGASAPEILVRGLVDRLAALGWHDVELDDGMAEDVVFSMPARLADPVTGRVPRTPLADEAL from the coding sequence ATGAGCGCCACCATCCGACCGGCCGGCCCGGACGCCCCGGCCGACCACCGGCCCCCGCGCGTCGTCCTCGCCCAGCCGCGCGGCTTCTGCGCCGGAGTACGCCGTGCCATCGGCATCGTGGAACGCGCCCTCGACCTCCACGGCGCCCCGGTGTACGTCCGCAAGGAGATCGTCCACAACCACCACGTCGTGGCCGAGCTGGAGAAGCGCGGCGCCCGCTTCGTCGACAGCGAGGAGGAGGTGCCCGAGGGCGCCGTGTGCGTCTTCTCCGCCCACGGAGTCTCGCCGGCCGTCCGCAGCGGCGCCGCCGACCGCCGGCTCGAAGTCATCGACGCCACCTGCCCCCTGGTCTCCAAGGTCCACCAGGCCGCCGTCCGCTACGCCCGCGACGGCCGGACCATCCTGCTCGTCGGCCACGCCGAGCACGAGGAGGTCGAAGGCGTCCGCGGCGAGGCCCCCGAGCGCACCATCGTCGTCGAGAACGAGGACGACGTCGCCGCCCTCGACCTCCCGGACGACACACCCGTCGCCTATCTCACCCAGACCACCCTCTCCTTCGACGAGACCCGCCGGGTCGTCGACGCCCTGCGCACCCGCTTCACCGACCTCGCCGGCCCAGCCGACGGCGACATCTGCTACGCCAGCCAGAACCGCCAGAACGCCGTCAAGTCCCTCGCCCGCCACAACGACCTCGTCCTGGTCGTCGGCTCCCGCAACTCCAGCAACTCGATCCGGATGGTCGAGGTCGCCCGCGAACACGGCAGCGCCGCCCACCTCGTCCCCGACGCCGGCCACCTCGACGAGACCTGGCTCGCCGGGGTGTCCAGCATCGGCATCAGCTCCGGCGCCAGCGCCCCGGAGATCCTCGTCCGCGGCCTCGTCGACCGGCTCGCCGCACTCGGCTGGCACGACGTCGAACTGGACGACGGCATGGCCGAGGACGTCGTCTTCTCCATGCCCGCCCGGCTGGCCGACCCGGTCACCGGCCGGGTACCCCGGACCCCTCTGGCCGATGAGGCCCTGTGA
- a CDS encoding serine hydrolase domain-containing protein, translating into MPPRSEVRPRPRVRLRLSLAGLAASAVLAALVQPAQATGTPPAPDRALQKQLDDLVRTAGGPPGVIALLRQGDRTSVYRAGVADTRTGRPPRTTDHMRIASVAKAFSGAVALRLVDRQKLDLDDTIGERLPSLPVAWHQVTLRQLLNHTSGLPDFSTAPAFLAILREDPRHHFDSRRLLDFVADRDLVFPPGSAYEYSNSDNIAVALMAEAATGQPYERLLAQLVYRPLGLRQTSLPQGYRLPRPYLHGYDVTPPAPPEDISEVLGASGVWASGGIVSTPKDLNVFVRAWAGGRGFLSEETRSLQRTFIPGAASEPAGPGVNAGGLAIFRYTTRCGTVYGHTGNFPGYTQLAVGTADGRRSLTFSINTQTSKSVKPELLAKVRAVQEDFVCALLRH; encoded by the coding sequence GTGCCGCCACGCTCTGAAGTCCGTCCCCGTCCGCGCGTCCGCCTGCGGCTGTCCCTCGCCGGCCTGGCCGCGTCCGCGGTTCTCGCCGCCCTGGTCCAGCCCGCGCAGGCCACCGGTACGCCGCCGGCCCCGGACAGGGCCCTGCAGAAGCAGCTGGACGACCTCGTCCGCACCGCCGGCGGCCCGCCCGGTGTGATCGCGCTGCTGCGGCAGGGCGACCGGACGTCGGTCTACCGGGCGGGCGTCGCCGACACGAGAACCGGCCGCCCGCCCCGTACGACCGATCACATGCGGATCGCGAGCGTCGCCAAGGCCTTCAGCGGAGCGGTCGCCCTGCGCCTGGTGGACCGGCAGAAGCTGGACCTCGACGACACGATCGGCGAGCGCCTGCCGTCCCTGCCCGTCGCGTGGCACCAGGTGACGCTGCGGCAGTTGCTCAACCACACCAGCGGGCTCCCCGACTTCTCGACGGCGCCGGCGTTCCTCGCGATCCTGCGGGAAGACCCCAGGCATCACTTCGACTCCCGCCGACTGCTCGACTTCGTCGCCGACAGGGACCTGGTGTTCCCGCCTGGATCGGCGTACGAGTACTCGAACTCCGACAACATCGCCGTCGCGCTGATGGCAGAGGCGGCCACGGGACAGCCGTACGAGCGGCTGCTCGCGCAGCTCGTGTACCGGCCGCTGGGCCTGCGGCAGACCAGCCTGCCCCAGGGCTACCGGCTGCCGAGGCCGTACCTGCACGGCTACGACGTGACGCCGCCCGCCCCGCCTGAGGACATCAGCGAGGTCCTCGGCGCGTCAGGCGTCTGGGCCTCCGGCGGCATCGTCTCGACACCGAAGGACCTCAACGTCTTCGTGCGCGCCTGGGCCGGCGGACGCGGCTTCCTGTCGGAGGAGACCCGCAGCCTGCAGCGGACCTTCATCCCCGGCGCGGCCTCGGAGCCCGCGGGTCCCGGTGTCAACGCCGGCGGGCTGGCGATCTTCCGCTACACCACACGATGCGGAACGGTCTACGGCCACACCGGCAACTTCCCCGGCTACACCCAGCTCGCGGTCGGCACGGCGGACGGCAGGCGTTCCCTGACGTTCTCGATCAACACGCAGACCAGCAAGAGCGTCAAGCCGGAGCTCCTTGCCAAGGTCCGCGCCGTGCAGGAGGACTTCGTCTGCGCCCTGCTGCGGCACTGA
- a CDS encoding M4 family metallopeptidase yields the protein MVVVGVQTGSASADAQREAGATALVLSGTQRAAAVREAQAGADATARAIGLSGQEKLVARDVVKDSDGTVHTRYERTYEGLPVLGGDLVVHQKKNGGRATTKATDARISVASTTAAVTATSAGKSAAASSDARSAAPASSRKVVWAATGKPTLAWETTVTGVQADGTPSERHVITDATSGKELYSYEAVETGIGNTQYSGQVTLGTAPSFTLTDTARGGHKTYDLNGGTNGTGSLFTSSTDTWGNGLATNRATAAADAHYGAAVTWDFYKNELGRNGIRGDGVAAYSRVHYGNAYVNAFWDDSCFCMTYGDGTGNTKPLTSLDVAGHEMSHGLTASTAGLRYSKESGGLNEATSDILGTSVEFYAANATDVGDYLIGEKIDIRGNGTPLRYMDKPSRDGNSADYWSSSVGRLDVHYSSGPANHFFFLLSEGSGAKTVNGVAYNSPTSDGSTLTGIGRAKAYKIWYKALSTYMTSSTTYAGARTATLSAATDLYGAGSAEYAAVAKAWTAINVK from the coding sequence ATGGTCGTCGTCGGAGTCCAGACCGGCTCCGCCAGCGCCGATGCCCAGCGCGAGGCCGGCGCGACCGCGCTCGTACTCTCCGGCACCCAGCGTGCCGCCGCCGTCCGGGAGGCCCAGGCAGGAGCCGATGCCACGGCCCGGGCCATCGGCCTCTCCGGCCAGGAGAAGCTCGTCGCCCGGGATGTCGTCAAGGACTCCGACGGCACCGTGCACACGCGGTACGAGCGCACCTACGAGGGTCTCCCCGTACTCGGCGGCGACCTCGTCGTGCATCAGAAGAAGAACGGCGGCCGCGCCACCACCAAGGCCACCGACGCCCGCATATCCGTGGCGAGCACGACCGCCGCGGTCACCGCCACGAGCGCGGGCAAGTCCGCCGCGGCCTCCTCCGACGCGCGGTCCGCCGCGCCCGCCTCGTCCCGCAAGGTGGTCTGGGCGGCCACCGGCAAGCCGACGCTCGCCTGGGAGACGACCGTCACGGGCGTCCAGGCCGACGGCACCCCGAGCGAGCGTCACGTCATCACCGACGCCACCTCGGGGAAGGAGCTGTACTCCTACGAAGCGGTCGAGACGGGCATCGGCAACACCCAGTACAGCGGCCAGGTCACGCTCGGCACGGCGCCCTCGTTCACTCTCACGGACACCGCGCGCGGCGGCCACAAGACGTACGACCTGAACGGTGGCACCAACGGCACCGGGTCCCTCTTCACCAGCAGCACGGACACCTGGGGCAACGGCCTGGCGACCAACCGGGCGACCGCAGCCGCGGACGCCCACTACGGCGCGGCCGTGACCTGGGACTTCTACAAGAACGAGCTCGGCCGCAACGGCATCCGCGGTGACGGCGTCGCCGCCTACTCCCGCGTCCACTACGGCAACGCGTACGTCAACGCCTTCTGGGACGACTCCTGCTTCTGCATGACGTACGGCGACGGAACGGGCAACACCAAGCCGCTGACCTCGCTCGACGTCGCCGGCCACGAGATGTCCCACGGCCTGACCGCCTCCACCGCCGGACTCAGGTACAGCAAGGAGTCGGGCGGCCTCAACGAGGCCACCTCCGACATCCTCGGCACCTCGGTCGAGTTCTACGCGGCCAACGCCACGGACGTCGGCGACTACCTGATCGGCGAGAAGATCGACATCCGCGGCAACGGCACCCCGCTCCGCTACATGGACAAGCCGAGCCGCGACGGCAACTCCGCCGACTACTGGTCAAGCAGCGTCGGCCGCCTCGACGTCCACTACTCCTCCGGCCCGGCCAACCACTTCTTCTTCCTGCTGTCCGAGGGCAGCGGCGCCAAGACGGTCAACGGTGTCGCCTACAACTCCCCCACCAGCGACGGCTCCACCCTCACGGGCATCGGCCGCGCCAAGGCCTACAAGATCTGGTACAAGGCCCTCTCCACCTACATGACCTCCTCCACCACCTACGCCGGCGCCCGCACGGCCACCCTCTCCGCGGCCACCGACCTCTACGGCGCGGGCAGCGCCGAGTACGCCGCGGTCGCCAAGGCCTGGACCGCGATCAACGTCAAGTAA
- a CDS encoding class F sortase, whose protein sequence is MTLSVTFASLAGLVSACSDSTEELGPPSVTARADDAAGGGPPPAQPAAHVPMVRSRPVKVAIPAIFIEAPVTPLGLDERGRLGAPPLSTPMRAGWHRTGPSPGENGTAVLVGHRDTLTGPAIFLNLKALRRGDTVKITRADHGAAVFTVDEVNTYTKDKFPDKRVYGPTGRAELRLITCGGRFDSKKGYEANVIVFAHLTDTPKQTARTRPPVSSGPAPSAG, encoded by the coding sequence ATGACCCTGTCGGTGACGTTCGCGTCACTGGCGGGTCTCGTGTCGGCCTGCTCGGACTCGACGGAGGAACTCGGCCCCCCGTCCGTCACCGCTCGCGCGGACGACGCCGCCGGTGGTGGCCCTCCACCGGCTCAACCGGCCGCGCACGTACCCATGGTGCGCTCACGGCCGGTGAAGGTCGCCATCCCGGCCATCTTCATCGAGGCGCCCGTCACCCCTCTCGGGCTGGACGAGCGAGGACGACTCGGCGCCCCACCGCTGAGCACACCGATGAGGGCGGGCTGGCACCGCACCGGCCCGTCACCCGGGGAGAACGGAACGGCCGTCCTCGTCGGCCACCGCGACACCCTCACCGGACCCGCGATCTTCCTCAACCTCAAGGCGCTGCGCCGAGGCGACACGGTGAAGATCACCCGCGCCGACCACGGCGCCGCCGTCTTCACCGTCGACGAGGTGAACACGTACACGAAGGACAAGTTCCCCGACAAGAGGGTGTACGGGCCCACCGGCCGCGCGGAACTCAGACTCATCACCTGCGGAGGCCGCTTCGACTCGAAGAAGGGCTACGAAGCCAACGTCATCGTCTTCGCCCATCTGACGGACACCCCGAAGCAGACAGCGCGCACCCGCCCGCCCGTGTCCTCCGGTCCCGCCCCCAGCGCCGGCTGA
- a CDS encoding DUF3618 domain-containing protein — protein sequence MNDDARTDIGTPAPSSAELRDQVERTRDELGQTVEALAAKADIKAQAKEKAAAVKDQAAAKAALLSEQLREKAGQAAHAVKDKSPDPLLEKAGQAATAARADRTALLVGAGAAAAAVLLVRRSRGRRR from the coding sequence ATGAACGACGACGCCCGAACCGACATCGGCACCCCCGCCCCCAGCTCCGCCGAACTGCGTGATCAGGTCGAGCGCACCCGCGACGAGCTCGGCCAGACGGTCGAGGCCCTCGCCGCGAAGGCCGACATCAAGGCGCAGGCCAAGGAGAAGGCAGCCGCCGTCAAGGACCAGGCCGCCGCGAAAGCAGCGCTGCTCTCCGAGCAGCTCCGTGAGAAGGCCGGGCAGGCCGCCCACGCGGTGAAGGACAAGAGCCCGGACCCGCTCCTGGAGAAGGCCGGCCAGGCAGCGACCGCCGCACGCGCCGATCGCACCGCGCTCCTGGTGGGCGCCGGAGCCGCCGCAGCAGCCGTCCTGTTGGTCCGCCGCAGCCGGGGACGCCGCCGATGA